A stretch of Elgaria multicarinata webbii isolate HBS135686 ecotype San Diego chromosome 5, rElgMul1.1.pri, whole genome shotgun sequence DNA encodes these proteins:
- the MRPL39 gene encoding large ribosomal subunit protein mL39: MASCYGVARRLWRGCSRRFASTAPAPQLSTAEIAQMRNELFTKEKERQLSLYPRIEKIEVKYVGKSHPGALFIMNKGLSTPYTCAMHLSEWHTKRSVLALVDGQLWDMLRPLTRSCEIQFLTFKDKDPEEVNKAYWRSCAMILGCALEQAFKDEYSVSLVRAPEVPVISGAFCYDVILDNRLDDWKPTEESLHSLTKDVLKLIQKDLPFEMLDVDAKVALEVFQHNKFKLDMVEKRASQNSERIVTMHRFGDFVDISEGPHIPRSSLCYQYEVTAAHNLQSNKSELLRRFQGLSVPVHLKLHHTIWHRLRERSRKLVSEERTKEVNDGNEISNTLSA, from the exons ATGGCTTCTTGTTATGGGGTAGCTCGCAGACTTTGGAGGGGCTGCAGCAGGA GGTTTGCTTCAACAGCTCCTGCTCCTCAACTCTCAACAGCTGAGATTGCTCAGATGCGCAATGAGCTCTtcacaaaagagaaagagagacaattGTCTCTTTATCCACGAATTGAGAAGATTGAAGTAAAATATGTTGGCAAATCTCACCCAGGCGCTCTGTTTATAATGAACAAAGGGCTTTCCACTCCATACACTTGTGCTATGC aTTTAAGTGAATGGCACACTAAGAGATCTGTGCTCGCCCTTGTAGATGGACAACTCTGGGATATGCTCAGGCCTTTGACTCGCTCGTGTGAAATTCAGTTTCTTACTTTTAAAGACAAAGATCCAGAGGAAGTGAACAAA GCTTATTGGCGCTCTTGTGCTATGATCCTGGGGTGTGCACTGGAACAAGCATTTAAAGATGAGTATTCAGTCAGTCTTGTTAGAGCTCCAGAAGTGCCAG TGATATCTGGAGCTTTCTGCTATGATGTAATCTTGGACAACAGGCTTGATGACTGGAAGCCAACTGAG GAAAGTCTCCATTCTCTTACAAAAGATGTTCTCAAACTAATTCAGAAAGACCTGCCATTTGAAATGCTGGATGTTGATGCAAAAGTGGCACTTGAAGTATTTCAACATAACAA GTTCAAACTAGACATGGTTGAAAAGAGAGCTTCACAAAATTCCGAAAGAATCGTAACAATGCACAG ATTTGGTGACTTTGTAGACATTAGTGAAGGCCCTCATATTCCCAGAAGTAGTTTATGTTATCAGTATGAGGTGACAGCAGCTCATAATCTTCAAAGCAACAAATCTGAACTTCTACGAAGATTCCAAGGTCTCTCTGTTCCAGTTCATTTAAAG CTTCATCACACTATATGGCACAGGTTACGGGAAAGGTCTCGGAAGCTA